Proteins from a genomic interval of Zingiber officinale cultivar Zhangliang chromosome 1B, Zo_v1.1, whole genome shotgun sequence:
- the LOC121967628 gene encoding uncharacterized protein LOC121967628 isoform X2 yields the protein MQVKGLERSRYILLEENQQLRQNIAALEQNIQFLEAKSTSHETLTEKMTKLLEGAIPVHESLSAFVRDQVSTSAEISSKVHEHYLVSEKHDEPASTAELNHTETQVRSSSPSHLLETDGKITESVVPEEEFVANGAVNLDSETVGQPGVQPLLVEARISEVGTVRFDEIQIYEDNKREMIINDDPVPHEEVPFTDAPLIGAPFRLISFMAKYVSGADLARRDDS from the exons GTAAAAGGCTTGGAAAGGTCCAGATACATATTGCTTGAAGAAAACCAGCAGTTGAGGCAAAATATTGCTGCACTGGAacaaaatattcaatttcttgagGCGAAATCTACTTCACATGAAACTTTGACTGAGAAAATGACCAAG CTCCTTGAAGGTGCTATCCCAGTGCATGAATCTCTCAGTGCGTTTGTTAGGGATCAAGTATCTACAAGTGCAGAGATTTCGAGCAAG GTTCATGAACACTACCTTGTTTCTGAGAAACATGACGAACCTGCTTCTACCGCTGAGCTTAACCATACAGAGACTCAGGTTAGAAGTTCCTCTCCAAGTCATCTACTGGAAACTGATGGAAAGATAACTGAGTCTGTGGTACCTGAGGAGGAATTTGTTGCTAATGGTGCCGTCAACTTGGACTCTGAAACCGTTGGGCAGCCAGGAGTTCAACCACTTCTTGTTGAAGCAAGAATCAGTGAAGTCGGAACAGTTAGATTTGATGAAATCCAAATTTACGAGGATAACAAAAGGGAAATGATAATTAATGATGATCCAGTACCACACGAGGAGGTTCCTTTTACAGATGCTCCTTTGATTGGGGCACCGTTCAGGTTAATTTCTTTTATGGCTAAATATGTTAGTGGTGCTGATCTAGCGAGGCGAGATGATTCTTAG
- the LOC121967628 gene encoding uncharacterized protein LOC121967628 isoform X1: MEERIVGVEEDSIVLDMQVKGLERSRYILLEENQQLRQNIAALEQNIQFLEAKSTSHETLTEKMTKLLEGAIPVHESLSAFVRDQVSTSAEISSKVHEHYLVSEKHDEPASTAELNHTETQVRSSSPSHLLETDGKITESVVPEEEFVANGAVNLDSETVGQPGVQPLLVEARISEVGTVRFDEIQIYEDNKREMIINDDPVPHEEVPFTDAPLIGAPFRLISFMAKYVSGADLARRDDS; encoded by the exons GTAAAAGGCTTGGAAAGGTCCAGATACATATTGCTTGAAGAAAACCAGCAGTTGAGGCAAAATATTGCTGCACTGGAacaaaatattcaatttcttgagGCGAAATCTACTTCACATGAAACTTTGACTGAGAAAATGACCAAG CTCCTTGAAGGTGCTATCCCAGTGCATGAATCTCTCAGTGCGTTTGTTAGGGATCAAGTATCTACAAGTGCAGAGATTTCGAGCAAG GTTCATGAACACTACCTTGTTTCTGAGAAACATGACGAACCTGCTTCTACCGCTGAGCTTAACCATACAGAGACTCAGGTTAGAAGTTCCTCTCCAAGTCATCTACTGGAAACTGATGGAAAGATAACTGAGTCTGTGGTACCTGAGGAGGAATTTGTTGCTAATGGTGCCGTCAACTTGGACTCTGAAACCGTTGGGCAGCCAGGAGTTCAACCACTTCTTGTTGAAGCAAGAATCAGTGAAGTCGGAACAGTTAGATTTGATGAAATCCAAATTTACGAGGATAACAAAAGGGAAATGATAATTAATGATGATCCAGTACCACACGAGGAGGTTCCTTTTACAGATGCTCCTTTGATTGGGGCACCGTTCAGGTTAATTTCTTTTATGGCTAAATATGTTAGTGGTGCTGATCTAGCGAGGCGAGATGATTCTTAG